From the genome of Salvia splendens isolate huo1 chromosome 7, SspV2, whole genome shotgun sequence:
TTCAAGCTCCTTACGTGACGCTTTCAATTTATGCGCGCATTCTGGATTGCCCTGTTAGTGTGTTCATCTTCTTGTTTTgttgtttgatttgatttgtcgCTGCAATCAATATTAGCCCCAATTGAAAATTTAGCGTGGGTTTGATCAGAATTTATGAACTAATTTGATTTCCCCCAATTTGATGAAGCCCTAGCAACTTCGATTATTATTGATTTTCAGCCAATTTTGACTTTGTCAGTTGTATGAAGCTGATAATAGCCTATATCTTTGCGACGATTGCAATCTGAATGTGTTTTATGCATGCGATCACTTGTAAGAAATTTAATGCTGTAAAATTGCTTTAGCTTGTTTGGTGTGGGAACTGAAATTCTGGATAAAAGAACTCGATTTTTTTGTGATGCTGCTTAGATTAACTAAGAAATTAAACCTAATGCTGTTTGTTTCATCCTGTTCATTTTATGTGTCTTTGCACTCTGTATGTGTTTGTGCTTGTAATCATTCTTCTGGAAAATGCATAGtaaaaaatgtgtttttttgtgcATGATTTGGGTTATTGATGACCTTAGTTTTCTTGAAGAGCTTgctttttggaaattttggggTGTCCTTTCTCTCTCAGGAGCCCCTTGTTGTTTTGGGGTGTCATTTTCACAATCAAGTGATCTTGCAGCTCCGACTGCTCCGTTAACTGTTTTTACTGTGTATCTCTTCTATACAGGTGCTGAAGAGTTAGTTTatgaatttatgtatatgtattatttaataagaaaagaaatgagacttctTAGCAAACAAATTAACTATCAGTTTATCTGTACTTTTGAATGTTTATATGATGATCTATGTTTGATTGGTAATGCCTTCAAGCTTGCACATTCTTTTAAGTATTTTCAGAATCTTCATCCACTCGCTTCTCTTACTCATCCTTTTTCTCACACTATTGGGATTTGCTTTACAGGTATTCGTGTCTGGCTTGGAATTGTGTGGTTTGAACGTTACTTGATTAATCTTTGTTTGATTCCCTTGTTGTGGTCTTTGGCTCTAGTTGGGGATAGAATTTCATGCTACAAAGCACATATTTATTGGTCTAAGATAAATATGAATTTACAGACACACCATACAGGGCAGATCTCAGGCCAGATACCCAACCAAGCTGGTACTATGTTGCCTGGGCTACCACAGCAAAATGGGAACCTTATGCTCAGCCAAATGCAGAATTCTAATTTTCATAGAAATGTTCCCAATATGGATCCAGAAACTATTAAAAGACGCAAATACATGCAAGAAAAAATGTAAGGATATTGTTCATCAAGTAAATAGCAAATTTCCGTGGATATATATGTTCAGTTACATCTTTTATAATTCTTATGATGTGTTTACTTGTATTTGATTTCTTGAAAATACAATACATGCAACTGACTGCTTGGAGGACCATCAAGCATCAACAAGTTGAAGTGTGTTTTGCATAGTATGCTTAGTTTGTCAGACATTTGATTCTTACATGGATTACGAAAATAGAGCTGTTCTATTTCTTGATTTGATGATTAGATTCAAATTGAATCATTCAATGACTTTTGATCCTGATAGTGATATGTGGATCAGTAAAAGTCATCGTTCTTGAAAGTTATTTAGGAAGCTTTGCTAGGCAGCAGATATTTGTTGCTTTATCTGTCTCAATAATTTCTGGCCGAGTTTAATTTTCTgcttatattttacatttaatatgACACCTGCCAATTGGGTTGGTTGATAGCATTGTTACATCCACCAGCTCTAAAAATTTGTGGCATCACGTGACATCAATGAAATGATATGCTTTTGCTTATCTGCTATTCTGGTTGGATTATTTCTACTTGTGCTATTTTTTGGGTTTCTGGGTTTTGTGTAGGAATAGGTGAAAGTTAATTCTAAGTTCTGAAAAAATGCTATAAGAATTGCTTGCTTGATAAATGATGCTAAAAGTTTAGTCTCTTTGTTCTGCAGCTGGAATTTTCTAATGCAGCGGCGACAGCAATCTCCTGAGGTTCCCAACAGGAGAATGGTTGATTTAGTGAAACGTCTAGAAGATGGTTTATTCAGAAATGCCATGACAATGGTGTGTTACTTTTTATTCCACTTCATCATGCAATCATCCTCCTTGTGTAGCTAATCTTTTTGTGCAGAACATTGTATATAAATTTTCATGTTGACATTAtagttatatataaatttttaagaACCTTAAATATGTATTTGTATGTGTGTTGGAAAATTGTTAGCATAGCTACTTATATGATTGGTTACTTTTCATAAGTCCTTCTGCATTTCTATATCTTATTATGTCATCTATGTCAGGAGGAGTACCTAAACCTGGACACTTTGGAAAGGCGTTTGCTTATTCTGATTAAGCGCTTCCCTACAAGTAATCGCAATCAGCAATTGTCACAAGCCAATTCTTCCCCTTCCGTCGGTACAATGATACCCACACCCGGGTTTCAACAAACTGGGAACTCAAGCTTCGCTGGAACTTCATTAGTGGATAATTCTTTTGTGAACAGTAGTTCCAACTCAATTGCATCGTCCACCGTTAATCCGGGAAGCTTTTTTCCAACTCAAAATGGGTCTTCTGGAATTGTGCATGGTAGCTCATTTAGTTCATCAGATGTTTATTAGCTTTTTCATCCACATAGGACATCTGGTTGTCTTTTCACTCATCTAAAGGAATAATTTTCTGCAGGAGCTTTGACTGGTGGATATCAGCAGTCATCTAATGCTTTCATGGTCAATCATGGGGGAAATAACATGATGATGTCCATGGGTGCGCAAAGAATGACAAGTCAAATGATCCCAACTACTGGAATTAATAACTCCAATTCTAATAATATGATTGCTAACACTAGCAATAACAAGTCATTGAAAATTGAATCATCAGATGTTGGAGCACATTCTGATGTTGACTCTACAACTGCATCACAGCCTACTTTGCAAAAGCAGCATGTTGGTAGTCAAAATTCTCGTGTTTTACACAATATTGGGGGGCAAATGGGTAGTGGAGGCAGTTCTATGTTGCAGCAGAAAAACTTTGGAATAACTCATGGGCCCCTAAGTGGAGGGTTTGGAATGATGGGAAAGAATATGCCTGTCATGAATAGCCCTGGAACCACTGAGGGACATTTATCTGGAACTATACGTGGAAATTCCACCAAGCCCTTGTCTCAGCATCTTGACCAGCTTCAACAAAGACCAGTAACACAAGGTACTTTATTCGATCTACACCACTATAGCCATGCTTATGTGTCTGTACGTGTTTTCCCATATCCTTAATGTAATGAGAGTTAGTTGAGGATTCCCCTGAAACTTCTTGTTTGTATTCCTTTTGACACTATTCTGTTTGACAGGTGATGCCTACGGAATTGGTGCTACTGGGTCTGGAAACATGTACATTCCTGCAACAACTGTTGGGTCCACGATCAGCAACCCGAGCTTGAATTCCATATCCATGCAATCAATGCACACGGCAGATTCTCATTTGATGACCAATAACCAGTCAAATGTATGTTCTTCTCAACAGGCAACTGTGGATCCTCACTCAATAGATCAATCACAAAAGGTGAATTTTCAATCTCAGTACCCAGTGAAAGAAAATCTTGTGCAACCTCACCAACAGCAGCTGCTTCAACAGCCATCCCAGCAGTTTCAGCAGCAAAAACCTTCTCAGAATCAATTGCAACAAAAAAGGCAAATGCCGAACCAGTATTTGATGAGAAATGATTCTTTCGGTCAGTCCCATCTATCGCCCAGTATAATATTTGAGGTGAAGCAGGAGATTGGAACAGAGCATTATAATGAAGATATACAGTCAAAAGTCACCCACTCCTTCCATTCTGATATGCAGAACCAGTTCCAGTCAAATTCTGTAGACAGCCATCCAGGAGCTGCTCAGCCTTTTTCTCATTCATCTGTGCCGCATGATGCCCCATCCTTGCATCCGCTGCAATTTGTGTGTAAAACTAGTGATTTTACTAGTCCTTGTGGTGGTGTTCAACCAGATGCAGCTTTGGGCAGTCAGCGGTATTCTAAGCCTCCAGATGTGGATGCATCAGGAAGACTCCCAATTGATCAGACtattcaaaatgaaaaatatcagAGAGTAATGAGGCAAGATGGAGCTCAACTAAATAATTTATCCTCAGAAGAATCTGTTATTGACCACTCTGTAAATTCTAGATCAACAGAACCGGTGAACACAAGTGACCCAGCATCTCAAACTTATAGCGTTATTCGCGAAAAACAGTTCAAGAACCAACAGAGGTGGCTGTTGTTTTTGCGGCATGCTCGTCGATGTCATTTCCTAGAAGGTAAATGCCCAGAGCCTAACTGCTTAACTGCTCAGAAGCTGTTGAAGCATATTGGAAGTTGCAACAATTTCGATTGTTCATACCCTCGTTGCCGTGTTACATGGGATTTAGTCAATCATCATAGGCGCTGTCAGGATACAAATTGCCCTGTATGTATCCCTGTTAAGAATTTTATGCAGACTCACTTCAAGGCATTTGCTCGTTCTAATTTGAGGTCTGGGTTGCCTACGGTAGTCAATGAATCTTCAAATGCCCATGATATTGCTGGAACTTTGGGAAGGTCTACTCCAAAGATGGACCCAGTGATGGCTGAAACTCCTGAAGATCTACAACCTCCTATTAAACGCGTGAAAGTCGAGCAAAGCTTGCAGTCTCTTGTCACTGTAAGTGATGGTCATATCCATGATGTACAGCATAGTGAAAAGGATCACGATTACCATATTCCAGTAAAACCTGAAATTAGTGATCTGAAAGTAGTGGAGAAAGCTCCTGTAAACGTTGCACAGGAATGTCCCAATATTGGGATAACAAAGGATAACGTGGATGATGCCTACATACAAACTCTGAAAGGTGATGGTGCCACACTTAGAGATTCTGTTGGATGTGGTGCTCAGCAGCCCATGAAGACAGAAAAGGATACAATGCAAGCTAAGCTGGAAAACACTTCATTACCTCCTGAGGGTTCATCCAAGTCCGGGAAGCCAAAAATAAAGGGAGTATCAATGATTGAATTATTCACCCCTGAAATGGTCCGCCAACATATTATGGGTCTCCGGCAGTGGGTAGGACAGGTCAGCCTTGTTCATTTTCTCAATGATGCTTACTGTATTTCTTTTGAAGGCTTGCCCAGTGTTACTTTTAGACATTTGAAAAATCTTATGAAATTTCATCACTATTGTAATCTTTAAATTTGCTTTCAGTTATCTAATCACACAGTTAGGAAATCATTTGTGTTCTTTTGCTTTAGTTTGTTGTATTTGATATAGACTAAGATTACTTCAGTGACCTGACTTTGTTGCTCTGAGACTTTGATGATTTCTTAGCCTTGGCAAGCTTGCAAAGATACCTTAAACAGCTGGAGGCAACTTTATCTGTTTGCTCGCCTTTTTGTTAATAACAATGCTTGGCTTTTTTGATAACTATTCTAGATGGGGATCCTTAAATTCATTCTTCAATATTAAAGTTGATTTGTTATGAGGCCATCcttttttgatttgtttttcttcttaGATATTTCTTTGCTTCATATCCCATGTTTGTATTTGGAAGAGGGATGGGATAAAAACTTGTCATTTTGCTGGATTAGATCTCACACAGTTATGCCTTCACCTTCCTTCCTAATGAACTCTTCAAATGTGTCATTCACCTTCCTCTATGAAATTTGTAATTACTCTTTTTGATTCGCAGAGCAAAGCaaaggcagaaagaaatcaggCAATGGAGCATTCAATGAGTGAAAATTCTTGTCAGCTCTGTGCAGTTGAGAGGCTTAGCTTTGAACCTCCTCCTGTGTATTGTACTCTCTGTAGTATTCGCATTAAAAGAAATGGAATGTATTACTCCTTCGGGTCTGGGGAAACCCGTTATTGCTTCTGCAATCACTGCTATAACAGTTCACATGGAGACACCATTGCAGTAGATGGCACGACTATTCCAAAGGGAAGGgtggagaaaaagaaaaatgacgaGGAAACTGAAGAATGGGTAATGCCTTTTTTACTTTCGGTGTTGTTCTATTTTGATACgtaagaatattagtattctgtcccacatcggtaatgtgacatagcctagcttagtctcttgtactatatatatgtggcctgtgttgagtaataaaatacaccaaatacactactacattctctactatgtctatttacttttcagcttatatctatattttactgttctacatACACTAAGTATTTGTTTCTTGCAGTGGGTTCAATGTGACAAGTGTGAAGCTTGGCAGCATCAAATCTGCGCATTGTTTAATGGTAGAAGGAATAATGGTGGAGAAGCGGAGTATACTTGTCCAAATTGTTATATGGCAGAAGTTGAAATGGGAGAACGTGCACCATTGCCACAGAGTGCTGTTCTCGGTGCAAAAGATTTGCCTAGATCACAGCTAAGCGATCACTTGGAGCAGCGTTTAATTGTAGAATTGAAGCGAGAGAGGCTGGACAGAGCTAGGCATCAAGGCAAAAGTTATGATGAGGTGATTAGCTTTTACTTTTGTGCAGCGTGGGATGTATTgtttgctctctctctctctctcacacacaaatATATTATCAAGAATGTGGTTTATATTGCGAAGTGGTTTCTGCATTTATTAGCTTTTTGTTGAGTGCTCACTGTCTGTGTCACAATTAAAGCCCCTGGAATTATTTAAAGTAAATCTGTGAACTTTGGCTAAATTGTCCAGGTCCCAGGAGCAGAAGAGCTTGTTGTAAGAGTGGTATCATCAGTGGACAAAAAGTTGGATGTCAAGCCTCGCTTCCTGGAGATTTTTCAAGAGGAAAACTATCCAACAGAGTATCCTTATAAATCTAAGGTCATCCTTACtgcttttaattttttctatataaGCTCTATCAAAATATTGTCAGTATGAATCTAATCTAACCTCTGTGCTTATAGAAGTCAAATGATATTGAACACTACGAGTTGCATTAAGCAATTCAATGATAAAAATGGATATGAAGATGATCTATATGTTAACCTTATAATGAGTGGAAATattcaatgatttttttttgccaTTATGTGAGACTCGGAACTTATAGTGGCGAAATCTGGTGGTTgctattttttcctttttttgggtGGGGAGAGCAGATTGAGATGTAAGTGGAGATTTGTTTCTTGATATGCGTCCTTACTTAGTGCCTTGTTTGTTTGCAAATAGTGGAAGCCAAGTTAAGCAAGGTGTTTCAATTGCTATTGCAAATTTGCTGCTCCATCAATTTGCTGTAACTGTATTTTATATGCTACAGGCGGTACTGTTATTTCAGAGAATTGAGGGAGTTGAAGTATGCTTGTTTGGCATGTATGTTCAAGAATTTGGATCTGAATGCCAGCAGCCCAACAATCGAAGAGTCTACATCTCTTACCTGGACTCTGTTAAGTATTTTAGACCAGAAGTCAAAACAGTCTCAGGAGAGGCTCTAAGGACATTTGTGTACCATGAAATTTTGGCAAGTTATCATAATATTCTATTTCCCTTACAGTTGATGGATTTACAAAAAGAATGTTACGATTGTATTCTTAGTATTTGATATATATTTCTAATTCAGATTGGATATCTGGACTACTGCAAAATGCGTGGTTTTACAAGCTGCTACATCTGGGCATGCCCTCCCCTGAAGGGTGAGGACTACATTTTGTATTGTCACCCAGAAATTCAAAAGACGCCCAAATCTGATAAACTTCGAGAGTGGTAGGTACCATTACTTTCTAAATGTGAGCGCTAATGCACAGCAGTGTTTCACCGTTCTCTCTTTCAGGTACTTGGCCATGCTACGAAAAGCCACAAGGGAAAACATTGTCGTGGAGCTTACTAATATGTATGAACATTTCTTTGTTTCAACTGGTGAATGTAAAGCAAAGGTAACTGCATCTCGGTTGCCATACTTTGATGGAGATTATTGGCCTGGTGCTGCGGAGGACTTCATCTATCAATTTCAACAAGAAGAAGATGGGAGAAAACATTCTAAGAAGGGAGCTTTGAAAAAGAGCATCACAAAAAGAGCTTTAAGGGCATCTGGACAAACTGATCTTTCTAGCAATGCATTAAAGGATCTGATGTTAATGCATAAGGTAAGATCTTTGTCATAATTTTGCTTTGACTGTTTCCTTTTTGTACTTACAACAAGACTGAGCAATTACTGCTTCTATTTTCTTTTAGTGTTACTAAAAGAACTTCTTTGTTTCCCTAGCTTGGTGACTCCATAACTCAATGTAAGGAGGATTTCATCATGGTTCACTTACAGCATTCATGTTCTCATTGCTGCATCCTAATCTTTTCTGGAAAGCGGTGGGTCTGCAAGCAGTGCAAAAAGTTTCATCTTTGTGACAAGTAAGGATTCTATTCACTTCCTGCCTCAGTTCTCACAAATCTTCTTGTGATTCCATTTCCAAGCTATGGTATTTACTCTTTAATATCCTTGAGATAGGTCTCACCAATTAGATACTTGCGTTTGCTAcataatcattgttgacataccAACCTATATTGGCAAATTTGATAGAGTTATCCAATTTTTTGTCCGTTGCATCCTGGAATTCCATCATGATGCATGTTATATCTGTAGAGCATTGTAGTAATCCCCTCTTTTCTATTCTTATAGGTGCTATGATGCTGAGCGGAAACGTGATGATAGGGAGAGGCATCCTGTAAACTACAAGGATGTCCACGCACTTTATCCTGTACGTCTGTAGGATCAAAATTTGTGCCTTAAGAATTTTTCTGATTAAATGAATTTAAGCTTAGCATTTGGACTAAGAAATTTACGAATCTGCAGGTTGACGTTGCTGAAGTCCCCGATGATACTAAAGATAATGAGAATCTTGAAAGTGAGTTTTTTGACACAAGGCAAGCATTTCTCAGTCTTTGTCAAGGAAACTATTATCAGTATGATACTCTTCGCCGAGCTAAGCATTCTTCTATGATGGTCTTGTATCATCTGCACAATCCGACTGCCCCTGCTTTTGTCATAACATGCACAAAATGCAACCTTGATATTGAGAGTGGGCAAGGTTGGCGCTGTGAGACATGCCCCGAATATGATATATGCAATGCTTGCTATCAGAAGGATGGAGGAAAGGATCATCCTCATAAATTAACTAAAAATCAGTCCATCGACCCCAATGCACAAAACAAAGAAGCCAAGCAATTACGACTCTCACAGGTAAATTTATCACATACAATGCACCACCCACCGCTGTTGTATTCTAGTGCCTGGCTCGTGACATGGATTTCTTGGACTTGCTTTGCAGGTGAGGAAAATGCTCGATCTCCTGGTGCACGCTTCTCAGTGCCGGTCAACCCTTTGCCGGTATCCAAACTGTCGCAAGGTCAAGGGACTTTTCCGGCATGGCATCCTGTGCAAAAGGCGCGCGGCAGGCGGCTGTCATATGTGTACTAAAATGTGGCAGCTTCTCCAGCTTCACGCCCGAGCATGCAAAGAATCTGACTGCAATGTACCACGTTGCAGGTTTGTTCACAAAACTCCTCGTATCAACATTATACTCCTCTCTCTTGTCATCATAAACACACGCATATGAATCCTCTCATGCTCAATGCAGGGACTTGAGGGAACACCTGAGAAGGCTGCAGCACCAAGCAGATTCACGACGAAGGGCTGCTGTAATGGAAATGATGAGGCAACGTGCAGCAGAGGTCGCAGGCAGTTCTTGATCACCCAAGCTGTATATAGCAATAGCGAGCCAGAAAATTCGCGAAACTAAATCTCTTTTTTTCGTCTCTGCTGCAAAGGAAACCCACAGGAGTTCAGGTTCACCTGTCAACGATATTTTTCATTCATACGTCGTCGTATGATCTAGTTTCTAGTATAATTTAGATGGGAAAAAGGGTGTACAGAAATCAGTCATGAttctttgtattttgtttaCTTAGCATTTCTCCCCTGTCATCATTCGATGGCCGAGTGTATCATAACTTTTACTTGCTTAGTTTTAATGGAGAAGCACATTTTTCCGTACGTTTTCATCTTTACTAGTACAAATAATGAAGTTGAATCaacaataataatttcatttaagaATCTAAAAGAAGATTAATTTTCAAAATGAAttctatatatgtatgtatatatacatatcatGATACAAACCTcgtactactactttatttgtTGTGTGTTGGGAGGAGTACTTCTTAGCTTACCACTTAAGTAAATTAGGAAGCAAAACAAATGTGAATTTCactacttttcttttttgtataaatttttGCTTCTGTTGGGAGCAAGCACATGTTCTTCACAAACTAATCCATTTAAATTGCCCCCACATACACAAATTGTATTCACACACAATTCTCAATCTCAAAGATGAATCCAAGAACTATTTCTCTCATCAATCTCTACATTTTAGCCATTTCCACACCATTAGCCTTCACCAATTGCATATCAAGCTATGGTAACACTTCTTTCCCACTATAGACGGAACTAGAAAATATTCTGAGAGTTCTGTTTTCTCAAAATTTGTCTTTTTCCATCAATGCACACACACATATAGAGGAAGAAAATGTTATGTTACATGCCTTATCTCAAAATTAACTAATTGTCTTCGATTTTTAAATTAACGATGTTAATAATGATTTTAATGTCgtttctatttatatatatctatttttttttctaaattcaaTTTAACTAATATTTCAATCGATATTTTTTTCTAGATCCGCAAAGCATAGATGCCTCAATCAAGAATGCAGCTACAACACAAAGTGCTCAACTCCAACCTACTTCACCATATCAAACTCCTCAAAACTACCCTCCATTGTGCTCGTATCCACCGCCGTCATCGTCGTCGTCGACCACCCTCCCGCCACCCGTGCGGCCCCCAACTCCGCCGTCCCTAACACCTCCGTCGCCCTCCGCGAAACCCGGCCACGGGGCGTGGTGCGTGGCGAAGCCCTCGGTGCCCGTCCCGACGATCCAGCAGGCGTTGGACTACGCCTGCGGGTCGGGGGCGGACTGCAGGCCGACGCAGCCAGGCGGCGCGTGCTCCCAACCGGACACCGTGGTTGCGCATGCTTCATTTGCTTTCAATAGTTATTGGCAAAAGACTAAATCTAGTGGTGGAACTTGTGACTTTGGAGGCTCGGCTATGATTGTCAATGTTGATCCaagtaagttttttttttcttaattttaaataatgtcGAAATTAAACAACACAATATTTGCTACCGTTTGCAATTTGGTTATACAATATATATCAcaatcaataattttttttctatttttcatccgtccacaaaaattAATTGCTTTAATTCCTATTTTTTTCATCttaaactaaaaacatttcaattatttacctatggtattttattaattttatgttaaaactcgtgtcatgtACTATCAAGATTAATTAGTAATAGACGGAGAGAATAgttattaaaatatgttaattacgATATGCTTAATATAGTGATAAGGTATATAGTAGGAATCTCAATCtcaaaacaaattgaaaaaaggaaagaaagatAAGAGGTAAACGATGCTTAAACACATGTataaagaataaataaagaATTTTATGCTTTGTGTGTGAGTTAAAGTTACATATAAACgatcatattttaattaatctaCTAAGCATTAAGGTACCTAAAATTTTATTTGGGATACATTTTAGAGCATTTCGAAATTTAGATACCAAAGTatcaaaattgattaaatagCATACAGTAAATATTAATGATAATGTAgaatatatatttgatttttcaGCCTATCTATAAATAGAAACATAAATTATTGTATAAACTGGGCtaccaattaaaaaaatagaaggCCCAATAAGAGTGAATCCAatttgggcccaatatgaattTACTTTGGGTCCCAATAGGATTGATTGCCAAATCATCTTTTACAAACTGCAGCTGGATGAGTTATTAAGAGTGCGTTGGATGAGCCCAATATCATAATAAATTAACCTtttcatataaaattataaaattgtcAGAAGCAAATGTTAAATCCCATGCAATAAAAAAGTTCGAGTCGAAAAGGTTTATCATAGTTAAAATAAGTAAATTCAGCTCTCGATGATGAAAATTTCACATTTTGTGCAGGTTATGATCAGTGCCATTTCCTCTCCACCTGAAGTCCCAAGGCACAATAAAAGAATTATATTGTTGTATGCAATTAAAGAAATGCACATTTGATTAAGCTCTACAATAATTTGTAGTTTAGGTACAAGGATTTATGTTTTTTCTAGttttataatactccatatctTTTCCCAAAAAGCTCTATGCTActccataattttatttatttgaatcgAATTATATGTTAATAAGTGTTTTATATCGTTATATAAAAATCCACAATTACTCCATCCGTGagctccgtccgccattagtaGTCCCATTTAtgggcggcacgagttttaagaaatgttaagaaaaatgggtgaaaaaaaagttagtggaataggggttCCACTTgtatgtattagttttaaatgaaatgtgagtgaaatgagttagtggaagttGGGACCATAgaattaccatttatggtaaatgtgaaccgggactcctattcgcgaacagactaaaatggaaaaacgagactcctattcgcagacagATGGAGTAATTATATAATGATTAAAAGAATACAGTAAAATCTCTATATATTTATAATCTGGAACCATGGATTTTTATCAAGTTTATATAGAACGTTATCTCAATTTTAGCAATTCTAGTTTTAGATAGAGTTAGTGTGACATAATGTTTTAAAGTGTATTCATTGCATTTATTATAACAAATTAGCAAGGGTTCGTAACTTTTTTATTCCAAAAATAGAGAAGAAATCATACTTACAATACATATTAGCAAGGTGTTTTAATATTTAAGAAGTactactattaaaaaaatagtgagAGACATCTCTTcaaaattattactccatttaaTTTATCATCGTATtgaaacataaatatttttaattaagtgGACCCATCAAAATAGGagaaaattcataattttagaaaaaaatattaattaatttacaaaaGTCTCACTATAATCGATTTTTCCCAGCTGCCGACAAGTCGAAACAAATCTGGATTTTATGTAAGTTGGCAAAGGTTTGTGGTACAATTCATTGAGTGAGATGTTACATTGAAAATATTGTACACTATTTTGTCCTTTAAGTAAATGATTGAGAACCAATTAAAAGTTAGTAAACAAAACTTGTTTTTATTTGCATGAATGGGCAAGTCACGGGTGAAATA
Proteins encoded in this window:
- the LOC121740785 gene encoding histone acetyltransferase HAC1-like isoform X6; the encoded protein is MRAFWIALIFIHSLLLLILFLTLLGFALQISGQIPNQAGTMLPGLPQQNGNLMLSQMQNSNFHRNVPNMDPETIKRRKYMQEKIWNFLMQRRQQSPEVPNRRMVDLVKRLEDGLFRNAMTMEEYLNLDTLERRLLILIKRFPTSNRNQQLSQANSSPSVGTMIPTPGFQQTGNSSFAGTSLVDNSFVNSSSNSIASSTVNPGSFFPTQNGSSGIVHGALTGGYQQSSNAFMVNHGGNNMMMSMGAQRMTSQMIPTTGINNSNSNNMIANTSNNKSLKIESSDVGAHSDVDSTTASQPTLQKQHVGSQNSRVLHNIGGQMGSGGSSMLQQKNFGITHGPLSGGFGMMGKNMPVMNSPGTTEGHLSGTIRGNSTKPLSQHLDQLQQRPVTQGDAYGIGATGSGNMYIPATTVGSTISNPSLNSISMQSMHTADSHLMTNNQSNVCSSQQATVDPHSIDQSQKVNFQSQYPVKENLVQPHQQQLLQQPSQQFQQQKPSQNQLQQKRQMPNQYLMRNDSFGQSHLSPSIIFEVKQEIGTEHYNEDIQSKVTHSFHSDMQNQFQSNSVDSHPGAAQPFSHSSVPHDAPSLHPLQFVCKTSDFTSPCGGVQPDAALGSQRYSKPPDVDASGRLPIDQTIQNEKYQRVMRQDGAQLNNLSSEESVIDHSVNSRSTEPVNTSDPASQTYSVIREKQFKNQQRWLLFLRHARRCHFLEGKCPEPNCLTAQKLLKHIGSCNNFDCSYPRCRVTWDLVNHHRRCQDTNCPVCIPVKNFMQTHFKAFARSNLRSGLPTVVNESSNAHDIAGTLGRSTPKMDPVMAETPEDLQPPIKRVKVEQSLQSLVTVSDGHIHDVQHSEKDHDYHIPVKPEISDLKVVEKAPVNVAQECPNIGITKDNVDDAYIQTLKGDGATLRDSVGCGAQQPMKTEKDTMQAKLENTSLPPEGSSKSGKPKIKGVSMIELFTPEMVRQHIMGLRQWVGQSKAKAERNQAMEHSMSENSCQLCAVERLSFEPPPVYCTLCSIRIKRNGMYYSFGSGETRYCFCNHCYNSSHGDTIAVDGTTIPKGRVEKKKNDEETEEWWVQCDKCEAWQHQICALFNGRRNNGGEAEYTCPNCYMAEVEMGERAPLPQSAVLGAKDLPRSQLSDHLEQRLIVELKRERLDRARHQGKSYDEVPGAEELVVRVVSSVDKKLDVKPRFLEIFQEENYPTEYPYKSKAVLLFQRIEGVEVCLFGMYVQEFGSECQQPNNRRVYISYLDSVKYFRPEVKTVSGEALRTFVYHEILIGYLDYCKMRGFTSCYIWACPPLKGEDYILYCHPEIQKTPKSDKLREWYLAMLRKATRENIVVELTNMYEHFFVSTGECKAKVTASRLPYFDGDYWPGAAEDFIYQFQQEEDGRKHSKKGALKKSITKRALRASGQTDLSSNALKDLMLMHKLGDSITQCKEDFIMVHLQHSCSHCCILIFSGKRWVCKQCKKFHLCDKCYDAERKRDDRERHPVNYKDVHALYPVDVAEVPDDTKDNENLESEFFDTRQAFLSLCQGNYYQYDTLRRAKHSSMMVLYHLHNPTAPAFVITCTKCNLDIESGQGWRCETCPEYDICNACYQKDGGKDHPHKLTKNQSIDPNAQNKEAKQLRLSQVRKMLDLLVHASQCRSTLCRYPNCRKVKGLFRHGILCKRRAAGGCHMCTKMWQLLQLHARACKESDCNVPRCRDLREHLRRLQHQADSRRRAAVMEMMRQRAAEVAGSS